The proteins below come from a single Alligator mississippiensis isolate rAllMis1 chromosome 2, rAllMis1, whole genome shotgun sequence genomic window:
- the LOC132248272 gene encoding zinc finger BED domain-containing protein 5-like: MDKFLIKKRKVGEDDVCDEQNVAAIEETTQESTVERSVLVRKKCKGKISKPRLYNKDYMKLGFTFSGNENNPCPRCLVCGDILANESLVPNKLKRHFTSKYSHLSEKPVEYFTELSKSIKKQSASFTKRMKTTEKAQKASYLVAQIIAKNKDPHTIAETTIKESCCAIVRTMFGPEFEIEVNKIPLADNTIGRRIQDMSDDIKQQMKDIFQDNNMIFTLQLDEATDVSGLAQLLVFIRFIHTDRIIEQFLYCLELPMRTRGEDIFKTLDCFMMENNLQWLNCVGICTDGAPSMVGSTKGFIALAKKENENIIITHCFLHREARVAQTIGNELRKVLDKVVQMVNYIKSRPLQSKLFAHICEEMGARFKKLLLHTEVHWLSRGRVLCRVYELREMMLKLFVENQQNEFCNLIQNKLWCTKLAYLADIFEHLNKINTSMQGKGENILTAVDKICAMRDKIAIWKRKVKEGNFEMFSKTAECELKCDISSLIVDHLTLLGEKVQHDFPNVEIQDCDWIRNPFLPTATRNFSLIEEEELADIKNDRNLLMFYEEGDLDSFWICISKMHPNIAKKALKILLQFSTTYICKVSFATMANLKTLKRGSLKMLDDEMRVSLSNIPPNIQKLCSSHQPHTSH; encoded by the coding sequence ATGGATAAGTTTctaattaagaaaagaaaagttgGTGAAGATGACGTTTGCGATGAACAAAATGTAGCCGCTATAGAGGAAACTACGCAAGAATCAACTGTTGAACGGTCTGTATTAGTACGTaagaagtgtaaaggaaaaattTCCAAGCCTCGTTTATACAATAAAGATTATATGAAACTGGGGTTCACATTTTCTGGTAATGAAAACAATCCTTGTCCTCGGTGTTTAGTTTGTGGGGATATACTTGCAAATGAAAGTTTGGTACCAAATAAATTAAAGCGTCATTTTACCTCAAAATACAGTCATTTGTCAGAAAAACCAGTAGAATACTTTACTGAGCTTTCAAAATCTATAAAGAAGCAGTCTGCATCATTCACAAAGAGAATGAAGACAACAGAGAAAGCTCAAAAGGCAAGTTACTTGGTTGCTCAAATAATTGCCAAAAACAAGGACCCACACACTATTGCCGAAACCACCATAAAGGAATCTTGCTGTGCTATTGTTCGAACAATGTTTGGGCCTGAATTTGAGATAGAAGTTAATAAAATCCCTTTGGCAGATAACACGATTGGAAGACGTATTCAAGACATGTCTGATGACATTAAGCAGCAAATGAAGGATATTTTTCAAGACAATAATATGATCTTTACATTGCAATTAGACGAAGCAACAGATGTCAGTGGGTTAGCACAATTATTGGTTTTTATACGTTTCATTCATACTGACAGAATTATTGAGCAATTCTTGTATTGTCTAGAACTTCCAATGAGAACTAGAGGTGAAGATATATTTAAAACTTTAGATTGCTTCATGATGGAAAATAATTTGCAATGGTTAAATTGTGTAGGAATATGCACAGATGGCGCACCCTCAATGGTTGGTTCAACAAAAGGTTTTATAGCTTTAGcaaagaaagagaatgaaaataTTATAATTACTCATTGCTTTTTACATCGCGAAGCACGAGTCGCGCAAACCATTGGAAATGAATTAAGAAAAGTTTTGGACAAAGTGGTTCAAATGGTCAATTACATTAAAAGTAGACCTCTTCAATCAAAATTATTTGCTCATATTTGTGAAGAAATGGGGGCAAGGTTTAAAAAGCTTCTACTACACACAGAAGTTCATTGGCTCTCAAGAGGTCGAGTGCTTTGTCGTGTATACGAATTGAGGGAAATGATGCTTAAACTTTTTGTGGAAAATCAGCAAAATGAATTCTGCAATCTAATTCAAAACAAACTTTGGTGCACAAAATTGGCATATCTTGCTGACATATTTGaacatttgaataaaataaacaccagtatgcaaggaaaaggagaaaatatcTTAACAGCGGTAGATAAAATTTGTGCTATGAGAGACAAAATAGCAATTTGGAAAAGGAAAGTGAAAGaaggaaattttgaaatgttttccaaAACTGCTGAGTGCGAGCTAAAATGTGATATCAGCTCGCTAATTGTTGACCATTTAACATTGCTCGGAGAGAAAGTTCAGCATGACTTCCCAAATGTTGAAATTCAAGACTGTGATTGGATCAGAAATCCATTTCTTCCAACTGCAACAAGGAACTTTTCACTTATTGAAGAAGAAGAATTAGCTGACATAAAAAATGATCGAAATCTGTTAATGTTCTATGAAGAGGGTGACTTAGACAGCTTTTGGATTTGCATTTCAAAAATGCATCCAAACATAGCTAAAAAAGCGTTAAAAATTCTTCTGCAGTTTTCTACTACATACATTTGTAAAGTATCCTTTGCAACGATGGCAAACTTAAAGACACTCAAACGTGGAAGCTTAAAAATGCTTGATGACGAAATGCGAGTGTCTTTATCTAATATTCCACCAAATATTCAGAAACTGTGTTCATCCCATCAACCTCATACATCCCATTAA